One region of Herpetosiphon gulosus genomic DNA includes:
- a CDS encoding flippase activity-associated protein Agl23 has product MIATSSRQVAVPRTQRRRFTVEHLAYIGLGLLSVLMHLWALGGRSLHHDETIHAYYSWLLYRGDGYLHDPLTHGPFLYYWTALQYFLFGDNEFTARLAAATFGIALTLTPWLLRKNIGRGTALLMVGYLLISPVTLYVGRFIRHDIFAVTQEIICLIAIIRYISTRHVRWIYIFFASFALMFVTIETSYLFTLTLGSFIVLVTLWQVNRKLLILFGVYGLLAVACLKGIPDHRGLLVASNGNPAPVLDANGQEQWLPLPLVTESQALVVRNQGDDLFFDDTANGGFRQGYFSKLRETLFGISAAEVQSNPSRLYHQVKNQTLYGNNGVFMHMPITALTLLTVVFLIAVIVIIWFYKGKDQTQTMWKRAVSHAPERSLLPALDSLWSIHGALAVILGLVIYAAFFTSFGVHPVGVVSGIAGSLLYWVAQHDVERGGQPSHYYFVQLLVYEPLLLFAGFAATLAGIGHLVLQIKRGAALTAQRMAPGLLAWWAAGSFALYSWAGEKMPWITLHVAVPLIFIAAWGIGRIFDWGFQPIQKAWLSSKMPTRRDEWLGLFSYLTVVGLVASYALMQLVRMIRIQPNIAPTGSPATPMFLVSMILIVLAITGFYSLFHGWRRALTGLTLALTIMWSAYSFRSAWRLNYQNGDIPVEMLVYVQSSPDVGRVMDDLRKISVAETGRMELPIMYDNEQIWKWYVREYTKAVGFSGSMNSPASAETAAILMIDSNWSTNEANVQGFLEGRFPLRWWFPEGQFYRFAEVPKLDANGQTMRDSDGEQVMQPAPYDQDSTIGRVLRDPFDAKTQNELWRYLLFRQPPGQLSSVDFKVYVRPRYAHVLGVQAQNVNGQSQVR; this is encoded by the coding sequence ATGATCGCAACATCTTCACGACAGGTAGCCGTGCCACGCACACAACGTCGCCGCTTCACGGTTGAACATCTGGCCTATATTGGCCTTGGCTTGCTCTCGGTGCTGATGCACTTGTGGGCGCTTGGCGGTCGATCATTGCACCACGATGAAACGATTCATGCCTATTATTCGTGGTTGCTCTATCGCGGCGATGGCTATTTGCATGATCCATTGACCCACGGGCCGTTTTTGTATTATTGGACAGCCTTGCAATACTTTTTGTTTGGCGACAATGAGTTTACGGCACGTTTGGCCGCTGCGACCTTTGGGATTGCTCTAACCCTCACACCTTGGCTGTTACGCAAAAATATTGGGCGCGGCACGGCCTTGTTGATGGTGGGCTATCTGTTAATTTCACCAGTAACCTTGTATGTTGGGCGCTTTATTCGCCACGATATTTTTGCGGTTACCCAAGAAATTATCTGTCTGATTGCGATCATTCGTTATATTTCCACTCGCCATGTGCGCTGGATTTATATTTTCTTTGCCTCGTTTGCCTTGATGTTTGTGACGATTGAGACCTCATATCTCTTTACCCTGACCCTTGGCAGTTTTATTGTGCTGGTCACCTTGTGGCAAGTCAACCGCAAACTGTTGATTCTGTTTGGGGTCTATGGCTTGTTGGCAGTGGCCTGTCTCAAGGGCATCCCTGATCATCGTGGCCTCTTGGTTGCATCGAATGGCAACCCAGCCCCAGTGCTCGATGCCAATGGCCAAGAGCAATGGTTACCGCTGCCGTTGGTGACCGAAAGCCAAGCCTTGGTCGTGCGTAATCAAGGCGATGATCTGTTTTTCGATGACACCGCCAATGGTGGTTTCCGCCAAGGCTACTTCTCGAAATTGCGCGAAACGTTGTTTGGCATTAGCGCGGCTGAGGTGCAATCGAACCCGAGCCGCCTCTATCACCAAGTTAAAAATCAAACGCTCTATGGCAATAACGGCGTGTTTATGCACATGCCAATTACCGCCTTGACGCTGCTCACAGTGGTCTTTTTGATCGCGGTGATTGTGATTATTTGGTTTTACAAGGGCAAAGATCAAACCCAAACCATGTGGAAACGGGCAGTCAGCCACGCCCCAGAACGTAGTTTATTGCCAGCCTTGGATTCGCTTTGGAGCATTCATGGGGCACTGGCGGTCATTTTGGGTTTAGTAATTTACGCCGCCTTCTTCACCTCGTTTGGAGTGCATCCGGTTGGCGTGGTTTCGGGGATTGCTGGCTCGCTATTGTATTGGGTGGCGCAACACGATGTTGAGCGCGGCGGTCAGCCCAGCCATTATTATTTTGTGCAATTGCTAGTCTACGAGCCATTACTGCTCTTTGCTGGCTTTGCGGCCACCTTGGCAGGTATCGGCCACTTAGTATTGCAAATCAAACGCGGCGCTGCCTTGACGGCTCAGCGCATGGCTCCTGGCTTGTTGGCATGGTGGGCGGCTGGCTCATTTGCCTTGTATAGCTGGGCGGGCGAGAAAATGCCATGGATCACCTTGCACGTGGCAGTACCATTGATTTTTATTGCGGCTTGGGGCATTGGGCGGATCTTCGATTGGGGCTTTCAGCCAATTCAAAAAGCTTGGCTCAGCAGCAAAATGCCAACCCGCCGCGATGAATGGCTTGGGCTGTTCAGCTATTTGACGGTGGTCGGTTTGGTTGCGAGCTATGCACTCATGCAATTGGTACGCATGATTCGCATCCAACCCAACATTGCACCAACTGGCAGCCCCGCCACACCGATGTTCCTCGTAAGCATGATCTTAATTGTGCTGGCAATTACGGGCTTTTATAGCTTATTCCATGGCTGGCGGCGAGCGCTCACAGGGCTTACCTTGGCCTTAACCATTATGTGGAGTGCCTATTCATTCCGCTCTGCTTGGCGCTTGAACTACCAAAATGGCGATATTCCAGTGGAAATGCTGGTGTATGTGCAAAGTTCGCCCGATGTTGGCCGCGTGATGGACGATTTGCGCAAAATCTCGGTTGCCGAGACAGGCCGTATGGAATTGCCGATTATGTACGATAATGAGCAAATCTGGAAGTGGTATGTGCGCGAATATACCAAGGCGGTCGGCTTTTCTGGCTCGATGAATAGCCCAGCTAGCGCTGAAACAGCGGCAATTTTGATGATCGACAGCAATTGGTCAACCAACGAAGCCAATGTGCAAGGCTTCCTTGAAGGGCGCTTCCCATTGCGTTGGTGGTTCCCTGAAGGCCAGTTTTATCGCTTTGCCGAAGTGCCTAAGCTTGATGCCAATGGCCAAACCATGCGTGATAGCGATGGCGAGCAAGTGATGCAACCTGCACCATATGATCAAGATTCAACAATTGGGCGGGTGTTGCGCGACCCATTTGATGCTAAAACCCAAAATGAGCTTTGGCGCTACTTGCTGTTCCGTCAGCCGCCAGGCCAACTCTCATCGGTTGACTTTAAAGTCTATGTTCGCCCGCGCTATGCCCACGTGTTGGGCGTACAAGCTCAAAACGTGAATGGCCAATCGCAGGTGCGTTAG
- a CDS encoding response regulator — protein MFKSTPQSAQIMIIEDSATVRDMLAHIIRDDGYQVATYTTAVDGLKYLQSSQPPRLILLDRVLPYMSSEEFLEALQAEPRLSAIPVVIISTYLYDEPAPLPYTVGYLEKPIAIDDLMRVVRRYCD, from the coding sequence ATGTTTAAATCAACGCCGCAGAGCGCACAAATTATGATTATTGAAGATAGCGCGACTGTGCGCGATATGCTTGCGCATATCATTCGCGACGATGGCTATCAGGTTGCAACCTACACAACTGCCGTGGATGGGTTAAAATACCTCCAGTCCAGCCAACCGCCGCGTCTGATTTTGCTTGATCGGGTCTTGCCGTATATGTCGTCGGAAGAATTTCTCGAGGCATTGCAAGCCGAGCCACGCCTCAGCGCGATTCCAGTTGTGATCATTTCAACCTATTTATATGACGAACCAGCGCCGCTACCGTACACGGTTGGCTACCTCGAAAAGCCAATCGCGATCGATGATTTGATGCGTGTGGTGCGTCGCTATTGTGATTAG
- the ppc gene encoding phosphoenolpyruvate carboxylase has protein sequence MYTPETDRTPLSMLIHSLGHVLGDVIVAQDGVSAFELEEDVRQRTKQRRSDGTLQETQTLTELISQLPVAQLMGLIKAFTHYFGLVNLAESVERLRVLAERDRQNGDAPRSESVELALQELRDRGITAQQVQDLLDHAEIRPVFTAHPTEAKRRTTLKKHHRIAEAARQLTADTTFQRQRERLLESIREEVISLWQSDEVRIIKPTVIDEVKNNLYYFEESLFDMIPQLYRDTEDSLRRIYPEHEWRVPAFLRFGSWVGGDRDGNPFVIPSVTVETLKLLMGRSLREHIHSVERLSHRLSQSSRQVPISEELAQSLIHDAPLFPELAQVLERRNPHEPYRQKCSYIHAKLHATLAYVERYEPDWARGGHRPAEGIWYANANQYLADLATMEYSLRTNGAASVADGFLRDIQCSAKVFGLHTATLDIRQHSSRHTNALSEIFEYAGICDDYASLSQAERTVVLERELANNRPLIPTHLYYSPETVEIIETFRTIRAVLSDLNAEAIETYIISMTEGPSDILAVLLLAREAGIYQPGEHSWLNIVPLFETGADLIAAPEIMHTLLSSEAYRQHLVLRNDVQEIMLGYSDSNKDGGFADAHWALYLAQVALAETCFRHRVAMRLFHGRGGAVGRGGGPANRAILGQPPGTVGGRIKITEQGEVISDRYAEPETAYRHQEQIINAVLRSSLGVSIAHISQEWHDAMSSLAQVSRKVYRGLVYDHPHFLEYFRNATPITEISRLNIGSRPASRKASDRIEDLRAIPWVFSWMQSRHTLPGWYGLGSALEHLIQADANGLTTLQGMYNDWPFFRTMLDNAQMILSKADMDIAAQYALLVPDQALANEIFGLIKTEYTRTVKWICEVAQISELLDTSPILKHSIKQRNPYVDPLSFVQIELLRRLRTDPDGLEHSNLEDAILLSINGIAAGLKNTG, from the coding sequence ATGTATACACCTGAAACCGACCGCACGCCGCTTTCAATGCTAATCCATTCCCTCGGGCATGTGCTTGGCGATGTGATTGTGGCGCAAGATGGGGTGTCAGCGTTTGAGCTTGAAGAAGATGTGCGCCAACGCACCAAGCAACGCCGAAGCGATGGAACACTGCAAGAGACTCAAACCCTGACTGAGTTGATTAGTCAATTACCAGTTGCCCAACTTATGGGGCTGATCAAGGCTTTTACGCATTATTTTGGTTTGGTCAATTTGGCCGAAAGTGTTGAACGCTTGCGGGTGCTAGCCGAGCGCGACCGCCAAAATGGCGATGCACCACGCTCTGAATCGGTCGAACTGGCGTTGCAAGAGTTGCGTGATCGCGGCATTACTGCCCAGCAAGTGCAAGATTTGCTAGATCATGCCGAGATTCGGCCAGTGTTTACCGCCCACCCGACCGAGGCCAAACGCCGAACAACGCTCAAAAAACATCATCGGATTGCCGAGGCGGCACGCCAATTAACTGCTGATACAACCTTTCAACGTCAACGCGAACGCTTGCTCGAATCAATTCGTGAGGAAGTTATCTCGCTGTGGCAAAGCGATGAAGTGCGGATTATCAAGCCAACCGTGATCGACGAGGTAAAGAATAATCTCTACTACTTTGAAGAATCGCTGTTTGATATGATTCCGCAACTCTACCGTGATACTGAGGACTCGTTGCGCCGAATTTACCCTGAGCACGAATGGCGCGTGCCAGCCTTCTTGCGCTTTGGCTCGTGGGTTGGCGGCGATCGCGATGGTAATCCCTTTGTGATTCCTTCGGTCACGGTTGAAACGCTTAAATTGTTGATGGGCCGTTCGTTGCGTGAGCATATTCATTCAGTTGAGCGCTTGAGCCATCGGCTAAGCCAATCGTCGCGCCAAGTGCCGATTAGCGAAGAATTAGCTCAATCGTTAATCCACGATGCGCCGTTGTTCCCTGAATTGGCCCAAGTGCTGGAGCGGCGCAATCCGCATGAGCCATATCGCCAAAAATGCTCCTATATTCACGCCAAATTGCATGCTACCTTGGCCTATGTTGAGCGCTACGAGCCAGATTGGGCACGTGGCGGTCATCGCCCAGCTGAGGGCATTTGGTATGCCAATGCCAACCAATATCTCGCCGATTTGGCGACCATGGAATATAGCTTGCGCACCAATGGCGCGGCCTCGGTGGCCGATGGCTTTTTGCGCGATATTCAATGCTCAGCCAAAGTCTTTGGTTTGCACACCGCCACGCTGGATATTCGCCAACATAGCAGCCGCCACACCAACGCCCTGAGCGAAATTTTTGAATATGCAGGCATCTGCGACGATTACGCTAGCCTAAGCCAAGCCGAACGTACCGTTGTTTTGGAGCGCGAGCTAGCCAATAATCGTCCGTTGATCCCAACCCATCTCTACTACAGCCCCGAAACAGTTGAGATCATCGAAACCTTCCGCACAATTCGCGCGGTACTTTCCGATTTGAATGCTGAGGCCATCGAAACCTACATCATTTCGATGACTGAAGGCCCAAGCGATATTTTGGCGGTGCTGTTGCTAGCCCGCGAGGCCGGTATTTATCAGCCAGGCGAGCATAGCTGGCTGAATATTGTGCCATTATTTGAAACCGGAGCCGACCTGATCGCCGCGCCGGAGATTATGCATACGCTGCTTTCGAGCGAAGCCTATCGCCAACATTTGGTGCTGCGCAACGATGTCCAAGAAATTATGTTGGGCTATAGCGATTCCAACAAAGATGGTGGTTTTGCCGATGCTCACTGGGCCTTGTATTTAGCCCAAGTGGCCTTGGCTGAAACCTGTTTCCGCCATCGCGTGGCCATGCGTTTGTTCCATGGTCGTGGCGGAGCGGTTGGCCGTGGCGGCGGGCCGGCCAATCGGGCGATTTTGGGCCAACCACCAGGCACAGTCGGCGGGCGAATCAAAATCACTGAACAAGGCGAAGTGATTAGCGATCGCTATGCCGAGCCAGAAACGGCCTATCGCCATCAAGAACAGATTATCAACGCCGTATTACGCTCATCATTGGGCGTGAGCATCGCCCATATCAGCCAAGAATGGCACGACGCGATGAGCAGCCTAGCCCAAGTATCGCGCAAAGTCTATCGTGGCTTGGTCTACGATCATCCACACTTCTTGGAATACTTTCGCAATGCGACACCAATTACCGAAATTAGCCGCTTGAACATTGGCTCACGCCCAGCCAGCCGCAAAGCCAGCGACCGCATCGAAGATTTACGGGCGATACCGTGGGTCTTTAGTTGGATGCAAAGTCGGCATACCTTGCCTGGTTGGTACGGCTTGGGCAGCGCCTTGGAGCACTTAATTCAAGCCGATGCCAATGGCTTGACCACCTTGCAAGGAATGTACAACGATTGGCCATTTTTCCGCACCATGCTTGATAATGCCCAAATGATTTTATCCAAGGCCGATATGGATATTGCGGCGCAATATGCTCTGCTTGTGCCCGACCAAGCCTTAGCCAACGAAATCTTTGGCTTGATCAAAACTGAATACACTCGCACCGTTAAATGGATTTGCGAGGTAGCTCAAATTAGCGAGCTGTTGGATACCAGTCCAATTTTGAAGCACTCGATCAAGCAGCGCAACCCCTATGTTGACCCATTAAGTTTCGTGCAAATCGAATTGCTACGGCGTTTACGTACCGATCCCGATGGGCTTGAACATAGCAATCTTGAGGATGCAATTCTGCTCAGCATCAATGGGATTGCCGCAGGCTTGAAAAATACTGGTTAG
- a CDS encoding aldehyde dehydrogenase family protein: MSDHKVYYNYIGGEWVPARSGKTYENRNPADTRDVIGIFPDSGAEDIADAVAAAKEAYNAWRLVPAPKRGELLYRASQILQERKEQYANDMTREMGKVLAETRGDVQEAIDMGYFMAGEGRRLYGVTTPSELPNKFQMSVRQPLGVCGLITPWNFPMAIPSWKIFPALICGNTVVIKPAEDTPLSTYNFVQALVDAGLPKGVVNIVSGHGPTAGEPLVQHPDVKVISFTGSTEVGRHVSTLCAQQGKHVSLEMGGKNPMIIMDDADLDLVLAGAVWGAFGTTGQRCTATSRIIAHRAIVDELTSRIQAEAKTIQVGNGLVDGMQMGPSINQGQLSVVEKYVKIGREEGAELVLGGERLTDGDLGHGFFHQPTIFGNVKRNMRIAQEEIFGPVVSIIPVDSLEEAIDVANDVPYGLSSSIYTRNVNNAFIAMRDLYTGIVYVNAPTIGAEIHLPFGGTKGTGNGKREGGTQVLDTYSEWKSLYVDYSGGLQRAQIDNAE, from the coding sequence ATGTCGGACCATAAGGTGTACTATAACTACATTGGCGGCGAGTGGGTGCCAGCGCGTTCGGGCAAGACCTACGAGAACCGCAACCCCGCCGATACCCGCGATGTGATTGGCATCTTCCCCGACTCTGGTGCTGAGGATATTGCCGATGCGGTTGCTGCGGCTAAAGAGGCCTATAATGCATGGCGACTTGTGCCAGCTCCCAAGCGTGGCGAGTTGCTGTATCGGGCTTCGCAAATTCTTCAAGAACGCAAAGAGCAATATGCCAACGATATGACCCGTGAAATGGGCAAGGTTTTGGCCGAAACCCGTGGCGATGTGCAAGAAGCGATCGACATGGGCTATTTTATGGCTGGCGAAGGTCGGCGTTTGTATGGCGTAACCACGCCCTCGGAATTGCCCAATAAATTCCAGATGAGCGTGCGCCAACCCTTGGGCGTGTGTGGCTTGATTACGCCATGGAACTTCCCAATGGCCATCCCATCGTGGAAGATCTTTCCAGCCTTGATTTGTGGTAATACCGTGGTGATCAAGCCTGCCGAAGATACCCCGCTCTCAACCTACAACTTTGTGCAAGCTTTGGTTGATGCTGGCCTACCCAAAGGTGTGGTCAATATTGTTTCAGGCCATGGCCCAACTGCAGGCGAGCCATTGGTGCAACATCCCGATGTTAAAGTGATTTCGTTCACTGGCTCAACCGAAGTTGGTCGCCATGTTTCAACCTTGTGTGCTCAACAGGGCAAGCATGTGTCGCTCGAAATGGGTGGCAAAAACCCCATGATCATCATGGACGATGCTGATCTTGATTTGGTGTTGGCGGGCGCGGTTTGGGGTGCGTTTGGCACAACTGGACAACGCTGTACCGCGACCTCACGGATTATTGCCCATCGGGCGATTGTTGATGAACTGACCAGCCGCATCCAAGCCGAAGCCAAAACCATTCAAGTGGGCAATGGTTTAGTCGACGGCATGCAAATGGGGCCATCAATTAATCAAGGCCAATTGAGCGTGGTTGAAAAATATGTCAAGATTGGCCGCGAAGAAGGCGCTGAATTAGTGCTAGGCGGCGAACGCTTGACTGATGGCGATTTAGGCCATGGTTTCTTCCATCAGCCAACCATTTTTGGCAATGTCAAACGTAATATGCGGATCGCTCAAGAGGAAATTTTCGGGCCAGTGGTTTCGATCATTCCGGTTGATAGCCTTGAAGAAGCGATTGATGTTGCCAACGATGTGCCTTATGGCTTGTCATCGTCGATTTACACCCGCAATGTCAACAATGCCTTCATTGCCATGCGCGATCTCTACACTGGGATTGTCTATGTCAATGCGCCAACCATTGGGGCCGAAATTCACCTGCCCTTCGGCGGCACCAAAGGCACTGGCAACGGCAAGCGCGAAGGCGGCACGCAGGTGCTCGATACTTACAGCGAATGGAAATCGTTGTATGTCGATTACAGTGGTGGCTTGCAACGCGCCCAAATCGATAACGCCGAATAA